One Actinospica robiniae DSM 44927 genomic region harbors:
- the paaC gene encoding 1,2-phenylacetyl-CoA epoxidase subunit PaaC, with protein sequence MTNARALTALTKTLKPLDGYALALGDDALISSHRLTEWLTRAPDLEEEVALANIALDQLGQARFLLGMAGRSSGLSEDELAYQRTDREYRNSLLAELPNGDFAHTVLRLLFFSTYQRLLFSGLTASTDSELAAFAAKALIEVGYHHEYAATWTLRLGDGTEESHDRAAAALSELWPYTAELFALDEGVSALAAEGLVPDPESLAGPWHEQVDEVLAQATLGTAPSGTWRPSGGRAGVHTEALSYLLAEMQSVYRAHPGATW encoded by the coding sequence GTGACCAATGCGCGGGCGCTGACGGCGCTGACCAAGACGCTGAAGCCGCTGGACGGCTACGCGCTCGCTCTCGGTGACGACGCGTTGATCAGCTCGCACCGGCTCACGGAATGGCTCACTCGCGCCCCTGACCTCGAGGAAGAGGTCGCGCTCGCCAACATCGCGCTGGATCAGCTGGGCCAGGCGCGCTTCCTGCTCGGCATGGCCGGCCGCTCGAGTGGCCTGTCCGAGGACGAACTCGCCTACCAGCGCACCGACCGCGAGTATCGCAATAGTCTGCTGGCCGAGCTGCCTAACGGCGACTTCGCCCACACCGTCCTGCGGCTGCTGTTCTTCAGCACGTACCAGCGCCTGCTCTTCTCAGGCCTCACCGCGTCGACCGACAGCGAGCTGGCCGCGTTCGCCGCGAAGGCCCTGATCGAGGTGGGCTACCACCACGAGTACGCGGCGACTTGGACGCTGCGGCTGGGTGACGGCACGGAGGAAAGCCATGACCGCGCCGCCGCCGCGCTGAGCGAACTGTGGCCGTACACCGCCGAGCTGTTCGCCCTCGACGAGGGCGTGAGCGCGCTCGCGGCGGAGGGCTTGGTGCCGGACCCCGAGTCGCTGGCCGGTCCTTGGCACGAACAAGTCGATGAGGTCCTTGCCCAGGCCACCCTCGGCACCGCGCCGAGCGGCACGTGGCGCCCGTCCGGCGGGCGTGCCGGCGTGCACACCGAGGCGCTGAGCTACCTGCTCGCGGAGATGCAGTCGGTCTACCGCGCGCACCCGGGGGCGACCTGGTGA
- a CDS encoding GntR family transcriptional regulator, translating to MRPIPDTPAYQRIADELRREILDGELAPGEQLPSLAELAQRFQVSDRTAYEATRVLMNEGLIHSRPGAPTLVRERPAAVRMVRSWYRESPKGSPWHADMAAQGRNGTWEAHSERVPAPPAIADRLHIKAGDHTMRTHYVLLADGQPTFLSTSWEPLALTLGTDIMLPEQGPHAGIGVADRMALIGHQPDMAVEDLVPRTLTGPEAASLGLRAGIPVIVIERTYWQGDLPLETADIVIPPPYRPRYEIPIS from the coding sequence GTGAGACCGATTCCCGATACGCCTGCGTACCAGCGCATCGCCGACGAACTCCGCCGCGAGATCCTCGACGGCGAACTCGCACCGGGCGAGCAGTTGCCGTCGCTCGCCGAGCTGGCTCAGCGGTTCCAGGTATCCGATCGCACCGCGTACGAAGCGACCCGCGTGCTCATGAACGAGGGCCTGATCCACTCTCGGCCTGGCGCGCCCACCCTCGTGCGCGAACGCCCCGCAGCGGTGCGGATGGTGCGCTCCTGGTACCGCGAGTCGCCCAAGGGCTCACCGTGGCACGCTGACATGGCCGCCCAGGGCCGCAACGGGACATGGGAAGCGCACTCGGAGCGGGTGCCGGCTCCGCCGGCCATCGCCGATCGACTGCACATCAAGGCCGGCGATCACACGATGCGTACACACTATGTGCTTTTAGCTGACGGTCAGCCGACATTCCTGTCGACGTCTTGGGAACCGCTCGCGCTCACCCTCGGCACCGACATCATGCTGCCCGAGCAGGGCCCGCACGCCGGCATCGGCGTCGCCGACCGCATGGCGCTGATCGGCCACCAGCCCGACATGGCCGTCGAAGACCTCGTACCTCGGACGCTGACCGGCCCGGAAGCGGCGAGCCTGGGCCTGCGCGCCGGAATCCCCGTCATCGTCATCGAGCGCACGTACTGGCAAGGCGATCTGCCGCTGGAGACAGCGGACATCGTCATCCCGCCGCCCTACCGCCCGCGCTACGAGATCCCGATCAGCTGA
- the paaD gene encoding 1,2-phenylacetyl-CoA epoxidase subunit PaaD encodes MVTRTAWELVEDVPDPEMPWVTLGDLGIVRDVTTGADQTVRVAITPTYLGCPAIEAMRADVAEVLTAHGYRVEAVELRLDPPWTPAAITERGREKLAEAGIAPPRLIENADTPVFSPSALGSPDHTVTPLSLGVRCPNCGGIETALLSRFGASPCQELRRCSSCGEPFPAVRS; translated from the coding sequence ATGGTCACGCGGACCGCGTGGGAGCTGGTCGAGGACGTACCCGACCCGGAGATGCCCTGGGTGACGCTGGGGGACCTCGGGATCGTGCGCGATGTCACGACCGGCGCCGACCAGACCGTCCGGGTCGCCATCACCCCCACCTACCTCGGCTGCCCGGCCATCGAGGCGATGCGCGCCGACGTGGCCGAGGTGCTGACCGCACACGGCTACCGGGTCGAGGCGGTCGAGCTGCGGCTCGATCCGCCCTGGACTCCGGCCGCCATCACCGAGCGGGGCCGGGAGAAGCTGGCCGAGGCCGGCATCGCCCCGCCGCGCCTGATAGAGAACGCTGATACACCTGTGTTTTCACCGTCCGCACTCGGATCGCCCGACCACACCGTCACCCCGCTAAGCCTCGGCGTGCGCTGTCCGAACTGCGGCGGCATCGAGACCGCGCTGCTCAGCCGGTTCGGCGCGAGCCCGTGCCAAGAGCTGCGGCGCTGCTCGTCCTGCGGGGAGCCGTTCCCGGCGGTGCGGTCATGA
- the paaA gene encoding 1,2-phenylacetyl-CoA epoxidase subunit PaaA, producing MTTMTSETRFDALLAADERIEPRDEMPEAYRATLIRQIAQHAHSEIMGMQPEGNWLTRAPSLRRKAILLAKVQDEAGHGLYLYAAAETLGVSRSELLDALHTGRQRYSSIFNYPTLSWADVGAIGWLVDGAAIVNQIPLTRCSYGPYARAMVRICQEESFHQRQGYESLHTLANGTESQRAMAQDAVDRWWWPSLMMFGPPDGASTHSSRSAAWKIKRHSNDELRQRFVDLCVPQAAILGLSLPDSDLRWNEETGHYEYGEIDWSEFKAVLDGDGPCNRQRIERRTEAHRDGQWVRDAAAAYQAKRGDAAAARHMEGTNR from the coding sequence ATGACCACCATGACCAGCGAGACGCGGTTCGACGCGTTGCTCGCTGCGGACGAGCGGATCGAGCCGCGCGACGAGATGCCCGAGGCCTACCGCGCCACGCTGATCCGGCAGATCGCCCAGCACGCGCACTCGGAGATCATGGGCATGCAGCCGGAGGGCAACTGGCTCACCCGGGCCCCCTCGCTCCGGCGCAAGGCGATCCTGCTGGCCAAGGTGCAGGACGAGGCCGGGCACGGGCTCTACCTCTACGCCGCGGCGGAGACGCTCGGCGTGTCCCGCAGCGAACTGCTCGACGCGCTGCACACCGGCCGTCAGCGCTACTCCTCGATCTTCAATTACCCCACGCTGAGCTGGGCGGACGTCGGCGCGATCGGCTGGCTGGTGGACGGCGCGGCGATCGTCAACCAGATCCCGCTGACCCGTTGCTCCTACGGGCCCTACGCCCGCGCCATGGTGCGCATCTGCCAGGAGGAGTCCTTCCACCAGCGGCAGGGCTACGAGTCGCTGCACACGCTGGCGAACGGCACCGAGTCGCAGCGGGCCATGGCCCAGGACGCGGTGGACCGCTGGTGGTGGCCGTCGCTGATGATGTTCGGGCCGCCGGACGGTGCCTCGACGCATTCCAGCCGGTCGGCTGCCTGGAAGATCAAGCGGCACTCGAATGACGAGCTTCGTCAGCGCTTCGTCGACCTGTGCGTGCCCCAGGCCGCGATCCTCGGGCTGTCGCTGCCCGACTCCGACCTGCGCTGGAACGAGGAGACCGGGCACTACGAGTACGGCGAGATCGACTGGTCCGAGTTCAAGGCCGTGCTCGACGGCGACGGTCCGTGCAACCGGCAGCGCATCGAGCGCCGGACCGAGGCGCACCGGGACGGGCAGTGGGTACGCGACGCGGCGGCGGCCTACCAGGCCAAGCGCGGCGACGCCGCGGCTGCTCGGCACATGGAGGGAACGAACCGATGA
- a CDS encoding ATP-binding protein, protein MSEYAVTLPALPSMVGVARHAVAAIVGDDVGAEAAVRIVSELATNAIRHATDASGGSFVLSIVELEGVLRVAVDGPGTATSWDGQDGDFGRGLVIVDALADKWGTDVHEDGFIWWAEIWR, encoded by the coding sequence GTGAGCGAGTACGCGGTCACGCTGCCCGCGCTTCCGAGCATGGTCGGCGTCGCTCGGCATGCCGTCGCCGCGATCGTCGGCGATGACGTGGGGGCCGAGGCTGCGGTGCGGATCGTCTCCGAGCTCGCCACGAACGCCATCCGGCACGCGACCGACGCGAGCGGCGGCAGCTTCGTGCTGAGCATCGTCGAGCTCGAAGGTGTGTTGCGGGTCGCCGTGGACGGCCCTGGCACGGCGACGAGCTGGGATGGGCAAGACGGCGATTTCGGGCGGGGCCTTGTGATCGTCGACGCGCTCGCGGACAAGTGGGGGACCGACGTGCACGAGGACGGATTCATCTGGTGGGCGGAGATCTGGCGGTGA
- the paaB gene encoding 1,2-phenylacetyl-CoA epoxidase subunit PaaB, whose protein sequence is MTGDLFDLWEVFVRARRGLSHQHVGSLHAPDAEVALRRARDLYTRRGEGVSIWVVPSGAVSASDPGEKEPYFTPARDKDYRYPTYYELPKEVRGL, encoded by the coding sequence ATGACCGGCGATCTGTTCGACCTCTGGGAGGTCTTCGTCCGGGCCCGCCGGGGCTTGTCCCACCAGCACGTCGGCTCGCTGCACGCACCGGATGCCGAGGTGGCGCTGCGCCGTGCCCGCGATCTCTACACCCGGCGCGGCGAAGGTGTGTCGATCTGGGTGGTCCCGTCGGGGGCCGTCTCGGCGAGCGACCCCGGGGAGAAAGAGCCGTATTTCACACCAGCACGGGACAAGGACTACCGGTATCCGACTTACTATGAGTTGCCGAAGGAGGTGCGAGGGCTGTGA
- the hisN gene encoding histidinol-phosphatase, whose protein sequence is MTGYDDDLRLAHVLADQADELTMRRFKALDLKVETKPDLSPVSDADRAVEELLRGALGRSRPRDAMLGEEFGSAAGRADGRRSWIIDPIDGTKNYVRGVPVWATLIALMEDGMPVAGVVSAPALGRRWWASRGSGAYTGRSLSRATRLQVSQVKELKDASFAYSSVISWEEYGNLEGFLALSRACWRTRAYGDFWSHMLVAEGAVDIAAEPELSLWDTAAPAIVVMEAGGRFSATDGNPSPAAGSGLSSNGLLHEALLAYLGDEDAGAV, encoded by the coding sequence GTGACGGGATACGACGACGACCTCAGGCTGGCCCACGTGCTGGCGGATCAGGCCGACGAACTGACCATGCGGCGGTTCAAGGCGCTGGATCTGAAGGTGGAGACCAAGCCTGACCTCTCGCCGGTCAGCGACGCCGACCGCGCAGTGGAGGAGCTGCTGCGCGGCGCGCTCGGCCGTTCCCGACCCCGCGACGCGATGCTGGGCGAGGAGTTCGGGTCGGCCGCCGGCCGCGCCGACGGCCGACGCAGCTGGATCATCGACCCGATCGACGGCACCAAGAACTACGTGCGCGGCGTCCCCGTGTGGGCAACGCTGATCGCGCTCATGGAAGACGGCATGCCGGTGGCCGGCGTGGTCTCCGCACCCGCCCTCGGCCGCCGCTGGTGGGCCTCGCGCGGGTCCGGTGCGTACACCGGCCGGTCGCTGTCCCGTGCCACCAGGCTGCAAGTCTCGCAGGTCAAGGAGCTCAAGGACGCGTCGTTCGCGTACTCCTCAGTGATCTCGTGGGAGGAATACGGCAACCTCGAGGGCTTCCTCGCCCTCTCCCGCGCCTGCTGGCGCACCCGCGCGTACGGCGACTTCTGGTCGCACATGCTGGTGGCTGAGGGCGCCGTGGACATCGCAGCCGAACCCGAGCTGTCGCTGTGGGACACGGCCGCCCCGGCGATAGTGGTCATGGAGGCCGGCGGACGCTTCAGCGCCACCGACGGCAACCCGTCCCCCGCCGCCGGCTCCGGACTGAGCTCGAACGGGCTGCTGCATGAAGCGCTGCTGGCCTACCTCGGCGACGAGGACGCGGGGGCGGTGTAA
- a CDS encoding DUF4232 domain-containing protein: MNIDRFVKARRAGFGLGALACTLALCTGCVGASTTGTGSTTGGGAATTTSSSGGSGSTTQAGGGASPSGAGATSANSGGGGGGQATANTASSTCSVRYLNGTVGASQGTAGSVYVNIVFKNLNTTACTLYGYPGVSFGKGGPGTGATLTQVGAPADKNAAVAKKVITLQPGGYAYAILQVGDAGNYPSATCTPTPTTYLMVYPPNTTNQLYIPYKSTACASMSVVTMHVEAVEAGTGS; encoded by the coding sequence ATGAACATCGACCGCTTCGTCAAGGCCCGGCGCGCCGGGTTCGGCCTCGGTGCGCTGGCATGCACCCTGGCGCTGTGCACCGGCTGCGTCGGAGCCTCCACCACCGGCACCGGCTCCACCACGGGCGGCGGCGCCGCGACGACGACCAGTTCGAGCGGCGGATCCGGCAGCACCACGCAGGCCGGCGGCGGGGCGAGCCCGTCCGGCGCGGGCGCGACCAGTGCGAACAGCGGCGGCGGGGGCGGGGGCCAGGCGACGGCCAACACCGCGTCGAGCACCTGCTCGGTGCGCTACCTCAACGGCACCGTCGGCGCCTCGCAGGGCACAGCCGGCTCGGTCTACGTCAACATCGTGTTCAAGAACCTCAACACCACGGCCTGCACGCTCTACGGCTACCCCGGCGTGTCGTTCGGCAAGGGCGGTCCCGGCACCGGCGCCACGCTGACCCAGGTCGGCGCCCCGGCGGACAAGAACGCCGCCGTGGCCAAGAAGGTGATCACCCTCCAGCCCGGAGGCTACGCGTACGCCATCCTCCAGGTCGGCGACGCGGGCAACTACCCGTCGGCCACCTGCACCCCCACGCCGACCACTTATCTGATGGTCTATCCGCCGAACACGACCAACCAGCTCTACATCCCCTACAAGTCCACCGCCTGCGCTTCGATGAGCGTCGTGACGATGCACGTGGAGGCCGTGGAGGCGGGCACCGGCAGCTGA
- a CDS encoding maleylpyruvate isomerase family mycothiol-dependent enzyme produces the protein MPTLAPSPAWHTLDYPRVLDLIKAEIDRIGALIAEADDGTVRVPSCPEWTLAELVRHTGEIHRWAAAILTRLPQERIELTEQERALPGNWGAETAQWFAEGGARLLAALRAADPEAPCYAWGADQHAKFWFRRMLHESTMHRIDVEYAVLGQPGGLDAAVASDNIDEFLANVPSMARFRPAVRELHGDGETIHLHATDLDGAEVPREWLITLEPDGFRWSHAHVKGAAAVRGTVRDLALWVNGRLVQDDPALERLGDEPLLTYWRNRTSF, from the coding sequence GTGCCCACCCTCGCCCCGTCGCCCGCCTGGCACACCCTCGACTATCCCCGCGTCCTCGACCTGATCAAGGCCGAGATCGACCGCATCGGCGCGCTCATCGCCGAAGCGGACGACGGCACCGTGCGCGTCCCCTCGTGCCCCGAGTGGACGCTGGCCGAGCTGGTCCGGCACACCGGCGAGATCCACCGCTGGGCCGCCGCGATCCTCACGCGGCTGCCGCAGGAGCGGATCGAGCTCACCGAACAGGAACGCGCCCTCCCGGGCAACTGGGGTGCCGAGACCGCGCAGTGGTTCGCCGAAGGCGGCGCGCGCCTGCTCGCGGCGCTGCGCGCAGCCGACCCGGAGGCGCCGTGCTACGCCTGGGGCGCCGACCAGCACGCGAAGTTCTGGTTCCGCCGTATGCTGCACGAGTCGACCATGCACCGCATCGACGTCGAGTACGCCGTGCTCGGCCAGCCGGGCGGGTTGGACGCTGCGGTCGCGTCGGACAACATCGACGAGTTCCTCGCGAACGTGCCGTCGATGGCGCGGTTCCGCCCCGCGGTGCGCGAACTGCACGGCGACGGCGAGACCATTCACTTGCACGCCACCGACCTCGACGGAGCCGAAGTGCCCCGCGAGTGGCTGATCACGCTCGAGCCCGACGGATTCCGCTGGTCGCACGCACACGTGAAGGGCGCGGCGGCGGTCCGTGGCACGGTCCGCGACCTCGCGCTGTGGGTCAACGGCCGGCTGGTCCAGGACGACCCGGCACTGGAGCGGCTCGGCGACGAACCGCTGTTGACCTACTGGCGCAACAGGACCTCGTTCTGA
- a CDS encoding DedA family protein has translation MLNAIINHLLVFSGWSAILLVFLLPALESSVFLGFVIPGETAVVVGGFLAYEHKVSLAAILAAGILGAIVGDSIGFAVGERWGDSLLARLPKRLIKPEHVTQGKQMITRLGGRAVFAGRWVSVLRALVPGLCGTSGMRYATFLLWNAIGGITWATLYTMVGYLAGSAWERVEHYTSVVSYALVGVIAIAIAVVVFLKHRRQSERDAETRQEAAESGRLTEADSDRSAEAAGATDGATGTLAAAKGTRTEAAGVPAGAVGMSADPTGTLVGAAGTLAGAAGKPASATGTAAPASVTNHHQPSANEQPATPATRVQAGEQSATTADLTTPAVRKHAKSGPAAARWHSAAPVASTPAPAPAPASDAEGSEHATPYSPVTTSAATATATSAPTPLPTPTSDSPSA, from the coding sequence GTGCTGAACGCGATCATCAACCATCTGCTGGTGTTCAGCGGCTGGTCCGCGATCCTCCTGGTCTTCCTGCTCCCGGCGCTGGAGTCCTCGGTCTTCCTCGGCTTCGTGATCCCCGGCGAGACCGCGGTGGTCGTCGGCGGATTCCTGGCGTACGAGCACAAAGTCTCCCTCGCCGCGATCCTGGCCGCCGGCATCCTCGGCGCCATCGTCGGCGACTCGATCGGCTTCGCCGTGGGCGAGCGCTGGGGCGACAGCCTGCTCGCCCGCCTGCCGAAGCGCCTCATCAAGCCCGAGCACGTGACCCAGGGCAAGCAGATGATCACCCGCCTCGGCGGCCGCGCCGTGTTCGCCGGCAGGTGGGTATCGGTCCTGCGAGCACTCGTCCCCGGCCTCTGCGGCACCAGCGGCATGCGCTACGCCACGTTCCTGCTCTGGAACGCCATCGGCGGCATCACGTGGGCCACGCTCTACACGATGGTCGGCTACCTCGCGGGCTCCGCTTGGGAGCGCGTCGAGCACTACACGTCGGTCGTCAGCTACGCCCTCGTCGGCGTCATCGCCATCGCGATCGCCGTGGTCGTCTTCCTCAAGCACCGCCGCCAGAGCGAACGCGACGCCGAGACGCGGCAGGAGGCGGCGGAGTCGGGCCGACTGACGGAAGCGGACTCGGACCGGTCGGCGGAGGCAGCGGGCGCCACGGATGGCGCGACTGGAACGCTGGCGGCCGCAAAGGGAACGCGGACGGAAGCGGCGGGAGTGCCGGCGGGCGCGGTAGGAATGTCGGCAGACCCGACTGGGACGTTGGTCGGCGCGGCTGGGACGTTGGCGGGCGCGGCTGGAAAGCCAGCCAGCGCGACCGGCACCGCAGCCCCGGCGTCGGTCACGAATCACCACCAGCCGTCCGCAAATGAGCAGCCTGCGACTCCGGCGACCCGAGTACAGGCCGGCGAGCAATCCGCGACGACCGCAGACCTCACCACGCCCGCTGTCCGTAAGCACGCTAAGAGTGGTCCGGCAGCGGCACGCTGGCACTCCGCGGCGCCGGTCGCCTCTACACCGGCACCCGCACCCGCACCCGCCAGCGACGCAGAGGGCAGCGAGCACGCCACCCCCTACTCCCCCGTCACAACGTCAGCCGCGACCGCGACCGCGACGTCGGCTCCGACTCCGCTTCCAACTCCGACCTCGGATTCGCCCTCGGCCTAG